Proteins from one Candidatus Omnitrophota bacterium genomic window:
- a CDS encoding FAD-binding protein, producing the protein MIIKNKKEDLLTYLEDTSNLKGSACRVYLPKDKTELSKCILELKRQKIPFTASAGRTGTTGGCTPFGGAIISFEGFRKDIEVDLKDKTAKLSAGVSLDELETRINKLKLTLRASPTEPLALAVGTVSTAASGVRGFGYRGIRNYVKEIELCLADGELIKIKRGQILAKGRVFDFELKKRRFKFKLPSYAIPNCKSQAGYFMKDNLDLIDLFIGSEGTLGIIVSCVLSLQDIPYRAFDGLIFFSKEEDSLKFVSDIKALKQKRTIVPTSLEFFDANSLKLLKKEYSFIPEAAAAVYFEQEVEVVSDHERLIDKWQNLIEQSSALVEESIFADTAQEREKVFAIRHKLPQMINEFLRQSKQVKVASDIAVPESKFDQMYQDYRKIAKECGIDYVNFGHIGESHLHFNFLPKSDTESEQAKEYLKELCQRAVALGGTVSAEHGIGKIKKSYLKLMYSAEDIKGMARVKKYFDPDCLLGLDNIFDRELLKDL; encoded by the coding sequence ATGATCATAAAGAATAAAAAAGAAGATTTACTTACCTATCTAGAAGATACCTCTAATCTCAAAGGTAGTGCTTGTCGGGTTTATCTCCCTAAGGATAAGACCGAGCTTTCAAAATGCATTCTTGAACTTAAGCGCCAAAAGATTCCATTTACTGCTTCAGCTGGTAGAACCGGGACAACCGGCGGATGTACTCCTTTTGGCGGCGCAATCATATCCTTTGAAGGTTTTAGAAAAGATATTGAAGTTGACCTTAAAGATAAAACCGCTAAGCTCAGCGCCGGGGTTTCACTTGATGAGTTAGAAACGCGGATTAATAAGTTAAAGCTAACCCTTCGGGCTTCACCAACTGAACCTTTAGCTTTAGCTGTAGGTACGGTTTCAACTGCTGCTTCCGGAGTAAGAGGTTTTGGTTATCGAGGGATACGCAACTATGTTAAGGAAATTGAACTTTGCCTTGCTGATGGTGAGTTAATTAAAATAAAAAGAGGCCAGATATTGGCTAAAGGTAGAGTTTTTGATTTTGAGCTTAAAAAAAGAAGATTTAAGTTTAAGCTTCCTAGTTATGCAATCCCTAATTGTAAGTCTCAGGCCGGTTATTTTATGAAAGATAATTTAGATTTGATCGACCTTTTTATTGGTTCAGAGGGTACATTAGGCATTATTGTTTCCTGCGTTTTATCTTTGCAGGATATTCCCTATCGGGCTTTTGATGGCCTAATTTTTTTCAGTAAAGAGGAAGATAGCTTAAAATTTGTTAGTGATATCAAAGCCTTAAAACAAAAAAGGACTATAGTCCCGACATCTTTAGAATTTTTTGATGCCAATTCTTTAAAGTTGCTTAAAAAAGAGTATTCTTTTATTCCTGAAGCGGCTGCGGCAGTTTACTTTGAGCAAGAAGTAGAAGTGGTCAGTGATCATGAACGATTAATTGATAAGTGGCAGAACTTAATTGAGCAAAGTAGTGCTTTAGTTGAAGAATCTATTTTTGCTGATACTGCTCAAGAAAGGGAAAAGGTGTTTGCGATAAGGCACAAATTACCTCAGATGATAAATGAATTTTTACGTCAGTCTAAGCAGGTTAAGGTAGCCTCGGATATTGCCGTGCCGGAAAGTAAATTTGACCAGATGTATCAGGATTATCGAAAGATAGCTAAAGAATGCGGGATTGATTATGTTAATTTTGGTCACATCGGTGAGTCGCACCTTCATTTTAACTTTTTGCCTAAGAGTGATACTGAAAGTGAGCAGGCTAAAGAGTATCTTAAAGAGCTTTGTCAGAGGGCAGTAGCTCTTGGTGGTACAGTATCAGCTGAGCATGGAATTGGAAAGATAAAGAAGTCTTATTTAAAGTTAATGTATAGCGCTGAAGATATTAAAGGAATGGCTCGGGTAAAGAAATATTTTGATCCTGATTGTCTTTTGGGTTTAGATAATATATTCGATCGGGAACTACTTAAGGATTTATGA
- a CDS encoding NUDIX domain-containing protein has product MKKELAVAAALIKRDSKFLLCQRNPHDCYSLLWEFPGGAIEAGETNKQAIEREIAEELGLKIEAKELVNEFFDEDQDLIIKIFLIRCQIKSGKPKALDCNDFGFFSFPEAEGLALAPADKKILAYLKEVN; this is encoded by the coding sequence ATGAAAAAAGAGTTAGCTGTCGCTGCAGCTTTAATTAAACGCGATAGCAAGTTTTTGCTTTGTCAAAGAAACCCTCACGATTGCTATAGTTTGCTTTGGGAGTTTCCCGGCGGCGCAATCGAGGCTGGTGAAACCAACAAGCAAGCGATAGAGCGGGAGATAGCTGAGGAATTAGGTCTAAAAATAGAGGCTAAGGAATTAGTCAATGAGTTTTTTGATGAAGATCAGGATTTAATAATTAAGATTTTTCTAATTCGTTGTCAAATTAAGAGTGGTAAACCGAAAGCTCTTGATTGTAATGATTTTGGTTTTTTTTCGTTTCCGGAAGCCGAAGGGCTAGCGCTTGCTCCGGCTGATAAGAAGATACTTGCCTATTTGAAAGAGGTTAACTAG